Genomic segment of Leuconostoc mesenteroides subsp. mesenteroides:
ATCATCGGTAGCTGTGTTGACTTGGGGCCTTGTTGAATACAAGTATCATGGACGTGCTACATTATCAGGTATTACTAGTGGTGGAGTGGCTGGTCTAGTTGCTATAACCCCTGCTGCTGGGTTCGTGGCGCCATGGGCAGCCGTAGTGATGGGGCTCTTAGCTGGAGTGATAGGCTTTGCTGGCATCACCTTTGTTAAGAATAGCTTTGGATATGATGATACACTAGATGCTTTTGGTATTCATGGCATTGGTGGTGCTGTGGGTGCAATCTTGACAGGCATATTTGCTGATAAAAGCGTTGGCGGAGTTGCTGGTCTAATCAACGGGAATATGGCATTGGTTGGTAAGCAATTAGTCGCAATTTTATTTACCATCGCATTTGCTGCGATTGGGACATATATTTTAGCTAAAATAACAGAAATCGTTGCTGCGCCACTTCGTTTGACAGCTGATGAAGAAGCTGAAGGGTATGATACAATTATGCACGATTTGACTGTGGAATAAAGGACAATAGTCCTTTTTATTTTGCTTGATATTTAGCTCATAAACTACCATCAATCACGGCAATATGGTAAAATAAAGGAAACATATAAAGGGGATTTGCTTTTTGACAGCACAAGTTCAGCAAATTTTTACATTTGAAAATGTGGAGCAACAGACCAAGTTGCTTGGCGTTAATGATAATTTTTTACAGTTAATTGAAGAAGGGTTAACTGTGCGACTTCATGCACGTGGCGACCAGATGACTATCTCAGGTGATGAGGATAAAGTGCCATTAGCTAAAGCTGTACTACGTGAATTAACTAATTTAATTAAGCATCAAATAAGTATATCAGACACTGACGTTGTGAGTGCAATAACAATGGCACAGCGTGGCACATTAGAATATTTTGGTGACCTATACTCTGAAGTACTAATTCGTGATAATAAGGGGCGTTCCGTTCACGTTAAAAATTTTGGTCAACGCCAGTATGTCCAATCAATTCGTAAAAATGATGTTACTTTTGGTATTGGGCCAGCTGGAACAGGGAAAACATTTCTAGCCGTTGTTATGGCAATAGCAGCCTTAAAGCGTGGTGATGTTGAAAGAATTATTATCACACGTCCTGCTGTTGAAGCCGGCGAGTCACTAGGATTTCTCCCGGGAGATCTGAAAGAAAAAGTAGATCCATATATGCGTCCCATTTATGATGCTATGAATACATTAATTGGTGCGGAACAGACCCAACGGTTAATGGAACGCGGTGTAGTCGAAATTGCGCCACTAGCTTATATGCGTGGACGAACGTTAGATGATGCATTTATTATTCTAGATGAAGCACAAAATACAACAAATCAACAAATGAAAATGTTCCTAACCCGTTTTGGATTTGGTTCGAAAATGATTATTAATGGGGACGTTTCTCAAATTGACTTACCTCATGGTGCAAAATCCGGGCTTATTTCGGTTCAACGTATTCTGAAAGACGTGAATCAAGTATCATTTATTCATTTTGGTAGTGCTGATGTGGTCCGCCATCCAGTAGTCGGTTTAATAGTAGGTGCCTATGACGCAGCTGAGAAAAAATTAGCTGAATTAAAAAAGGAGCAAATTAACTAATGGATTTGGCTATTATTGACCAAACAAGAGTTGGTGTTAATCAATATCATCAAGATCTAGTTCGTTGTGTACTAGACTATGCTGGCAAATATTTAGAGTTACCAGATAATACAGAAATGTCTGTAACATTTATGAACAATGAAGCAATTCATCAATACAATAAAAAATATCGTGGTATAGACAAGCCCACTGACGTCATTAGTTTTGCAATTGAAGAAGACGGTGATGACTTTCCGGTTCTACCAGATGAACTGATGGAGGCTGAGTTGGCTAAAAATATTGGTGACATCTTAGTTTCTGTGGATATTATTAACTCTCAAGCAGAGTACTTGGGACATAGTTATGAACGTGAGTTAGGCTTCTTAGTGGTGCATGGCTTCTTACATTTGAATGGATACGATCATATGTTAGGCGATGCAGAAGAAAAAGAAATGTTTGATTTACAACGAGAGATTTTAGATAATTATGGCCTCAAAAGATAAAAAGCTAGAGGGTGCGCCTAAAGATTACAATAAAAAGGTACAACGAAACAGTACATTTTTTCGGGCCATGAGAAATTCTCTGCATGGTATTTGGCTGATTTTAGTCAGAGAACGCAACATGCGAATACACATATTGCTAGGGTTTCTCATTTTACTTGTGGGTCTACATCTTGGCTTAAATCGTGCAGATTGGCTATGGGTTGCAGTTGCAGTATTTACAGTGATATCAAGTGAGTTTTTGAACACAATTATTGAAGCTGTTGTTGATTTGGTTGTTGAAAAAAGATACCATCCACTTGCTGGGTTGGCAAAAGATGTCGCTGCTGGTGGCGTTTTAGTGGCTGTTGGTTTTGAAATTATTATTTTATTAATTGTATTTCAACCCTATGTCTGGCGACATTTTGGTATTGTTACTAATTTTTCACAATTTATTCATGACTTTAGTAAATAAAACATACACAGGAGAGTACGGTCAAAAACCGTATATATAATATGACAGAATCTACTTTTAAATCAGGATTTGTGGCGATTATTGGTCGTCCAAATGTTGGTAAATCAACACTTTTAAACCGTATTGTTGGCGAAAAAATTGCCATTATGTCAGATAAAGCACAAACTACTCGTAATAAAATACAAGGCATCTACACAACAGATGATGCACAGGTTGTCTTCATTGATACGCCAGGTGTACATAAACCACAAAACTCACTCGGTGATTTTATGGTGAAGTCTGCATTTTCTGCGCTTCATGAAGCAGATGCAATCTGGTTTGTGGTAGATGCTTCAATGGCACGTGGTCGAGGTGACGATTTCATTATTGATCGATTACAAGAAGTTAAAAATACACCAATTTATTTACTAATCAACAAAGTTGATTTATTAGCACCAAATGATTTACTTGATGTTATTGCTAGCTATCAAAATGATGCACCTGAGTGGGCTGAAGTATTTCCAATTTCTGCCACAGAAGGTGATAATGTTCCAGAGTTGTTGGATAATATTGTGTCCCACTTAGATGAAGGGCCTCAATATTTCGATGCAGACCAATTAACGGACCACCCTGAACGTTTTGTTATTGGAGAATTAATTCGCGAAAAAGTATTACAGTTAACACGTCAAGAAGTACCGCATTCAGTTGCTGTCGTTATTGACAAAATTGCTCGTGAAAATGAAGAAAAGATTCACATTCAAGCATCGATTATTGTTGAACGACCAACACAGAAGAATATTATCATTGGTAAACAAGGTGCGATGATCAAAGACATTGGTACGAGAGCGCGTAAGGATATCGAACGACTACTCGGAGATAAAGTTTTCCTTGAAACCTGGGTTAAGGTTGAGCCTCGCTGGCGCGATCGACCTCAAGCTTTGCAGACATTAGGATATCGTGAAGAAGATTACTAAAATGATGATGTAACAATGTACTATGTCGTCATAAAAAAAATTGTGATCGATTTAGTGGAGTCATTATGGCAATTATTCGTGGCATTGTATTATATACACGGCAATATAAAGATAATGATTTATTAGTTCGCATACTAACGGAAACGTATGGCATGCGAACTTTTTTGGCACGAGGCGCAAAAAAAGCTACTTCTAAACTCTCAGCTGGCACACAACCTTACACAGTTGTAACTTTTGATGGAGCTCTACCAAAAAGAGAAACTGGACTGGGTTACATGAATGATGTTCAAAATACAAAAGTATATTCAAGGCTTATCGAAGATATAGAAGCAAATGCTTATGCCGCGTTGATTGCTAGTTTAATTGATGCTTCTTTCGAAGAAGGGGAAAAGATAACACGTTGGTATAATCAACTTGATGTTGCTTTACAAAAACTTGCTGAAGGACTTGATCCTCAAATTATCGCTAATATTTTTGAAATTCAATTACTTGTTCCTCTCGGGGTGGCTCCAAACTTAAAAGCTGACCCAATTACGGGCCAAGTAGATGGAAAATTTGATTATTCTGAAAAATACAATGGTATTATTTCTGAAAATCACTTTAATCTGGATGATCAGCGACTAATGCTTGATCAAAAAACGGTGTTTTATTTACGTCAATTTAGTGTTATTGATATGCGCCAAGTACATGATATCAGAATATCAGCGATCACCAAACGTGGTTTGCAACGTGTTATTGATTATATTTACGAAAAACAAGTTGGTTTGAAGCCACGAGCAAAATCATTTATTGAACAAATGCATTCGTGGCAAAATACGTTAGTTAATTTTAGAAGGAATAAATAAGTATGAAAAAAATTTTGGTTTTGCATACCGGTGGTACAATTTCGATGCATGAAGATGTGGATGGAGATGTTGAAACAGGAGCTGAAAATCCTTTAATTCAAGCAAAGATTACCTTTCCAAATATCGAACTAGAAGTTGAAAACATTTTTAATTTACCAAGTGAGCATATTGGTCCATCGCACATGCTACAAATACAGAAGCGTATCTCTGAAGCCAAAAATGATTTTGATGGTATTGTTATTACTCATGGTACAGATACCTTGGAAGAGACGGCATTTTTTCTGGATAGTACGTTAAAAGTTTCGTTTCCTATTGTTATAACGGGCGCAATGCGTTCGTCCAATGAGCTTGGTTCAGACGGTTTATATAATTATCAATCTGCGTTACGTGTTGCTGCAGATGATACATCCAAAAATCGTGGTGTGATAGTTGTGATGAATGATGAAATACATGCCGCTAGATTTGTAACTAAAACACACACGACTAATGTGGCAACGTTTGCTTCACCACTTAGTGGCATAATGGGGCTACTAACAAAACGACAAATTATTTATTTTTATGACCTTCCACAACGTGAAGTATTGCCGAATGTGGATATTAACAAAAATATTCCTGTTTTAAAGGCATATGCAGGCATGGATAGCCAATTATTGAAACTTTTGGCTGATGCTAACATTGACGGCATTATTATTGAAGCGCTTGGTGCGGGTAATTTATCTCGCGAAGCAGCTCATGGCGTAGCATATTTATTGTCGAAAAATATACCAGTAGTCATTGTTTCAAGAAGTTTTAATGGTGTTGCTGCACCCGTATACGATTATTTAGGTGGTGGCGTTCAATTAGAGAAGTCTGGCGCAATCTTTGCTTCCAGTATTAATGGTCCTAAAGCCCGATTGAAGCTGCTAATCGGGCTATCAAACAACTTAAGCAAAGAGCATCTAGAAACATATTTGCATGGTATTTAACACACTATGAGAAGAATCTTTAGCAACAGTACAACAAAGGATGAAAACAGCTTTTTATCAAATTATTGACTTAAGCTTACTGTTCCATTATTTAACAAGTGGTTATTTCAATTTTATAGACTGGCAAAAAATGGAAATGCCGGATGTATATGTTGGTTTATTTAACGAAAATAACCAATGTATTAGTTTAACAAAAGAAGCGTATTAACTTTAATAGTTAATACGCTTCTTTTTAATGTCATTTAAAGATATTTGTATAAATTGCTTCTACAGCACTATCAGATAAGTCGGGCTGAATTCCTAACATAATGGAAATTTCACTCGCTCCCTGATTGACCATTTGTAAGCTGATATTACGCTCTTTAAGGGGCGCAACAATCTCTGTTAAGGCACCGACACGATTACGCATTCCCTCACCAACGACCATAATAATACCGTAACTTGGAATCCACTTTAATGTATCAGGCTTAATTTCAGCAGTAATGTCGCTTAACATGTTATCAACTTGCTCTTGTGTTAACATTGTTTTATCAAAAATAATTGTCAAATCATCAATACCAGAAGGCATATGCTCGTAAGAAATATTATGACGTTTCAAAATATCAAGAATACGAAGGGTAAAACCAACTTGTTTATTCAATAAGTACCGATGTAAATATAGGGCGGCAAAACGATTGGAGTTGGCAATACCAGTCACGGGACGTGTTTGCTGAACCTCTGTAGGCGGTACAATAAATGTTCCAGGGGCATCGGGATCGTTGGTATTTTTAATGTTGATACGAATACCACCTTGAATGGCTGGAATGATGGCTTCATCATGGAATACAGCGAACCCAGCATAAGACAACTCACGCATCTCATCGTATGTCATTTGTTGAATGGCTGCTGGTTGTTTGACAATTGAAGGATTAACGGCATAGATGGCACTGACATCGGTAAAATTTTCATATAAATCAGCTCGTAGTCCGCGTGCCATAATAGCACCAGTGATGTCTGAACCACCACGTGAAAAAGTAGCCATATCACCATTCTTAGTATAGCCAAAGAATCCAGGGACAATTAGTCGTTCAGAGGTTGACAGGTCTAACTCGCCGATTGTGGTATAAGAAGTGGTATCAAATGTTGCTGATCGCGCATTATCATCTACGAGCAAACCAATTTCTTTAGGGTCTACAAAACGAGCTGGCATACCTAAATGGTTAAAGACTTTAGCAATTAATTGCGCATTTAGATATTCACCGTGAGCAGCGAATGCTGCATATAAATAATCAAATGATCGGTAATGTTTACTTGCTAGATGTTCAATTTGTTCATCTAGGTCAGCTAATTCATAGTCTGGTAATTCGAAGTGTTCACCAATGGAGTGATAGCGGTGTTTAATCGTTTCAATGATTTCAGTAGTATCTTCTTCGGCAAGTGTAGCTTGCGCATATGATATCAATAAATCGGTCACTTTGCGATCATCTTTGAATCGTTTACCAGGTGCTGAAACAACAACAACTTTGCGATCATCATCAGCACGAATGATATCGTAGACACGTTGTAACTGTTGACCGTTAGCTAGTGAAGAACCACCAAATTTTGTAACTTTCATAATATGTAAGTGCTGGAAAGCACATATTCTCCTAATTATTTTTAATAATTTGCAAACCAGTATAATCTGGCTCTAGTAATAATAGTTTTCCTGGCAAAGCCATGTTTGTCAGTTTTTTTAATAGCTTAATTGCATTATTCTGCGGTACAAGAGTGATAACAGTTGGGCCCGCGCCAGACAGATAGGTGCCGACGATGTCTAGTTGATGAGCCGCATCACGAATAATTTTTAGGTGTGGTGCTAAATACGCACGGGCCTGTTCATGAAATTGGTCCTTTTCAATTAAAACACGAGCCGTATTGAAATCACCTGTAGTCAATGCTGCGACTAAGGTATTACTGATAGCGCTAGCAGCAACACTATTTTTAAATGTCAT
This window contains:
- a CDS encoding AAA family ATPase; translation: MTAQVQQIFTFENVEQQTKLLGVNDNFLQLIEEGLTVRLHARGDQMTISGDEDKVPLAKAVLRELTNLIKHQISISDTDVVSAITMAQRGTLEYFGDLYSEVLIRDNKGRSVHVKNFGQRQYVQSIRKNDVTFGIGPAGTGKTFLAVVMAIAALKRGDVERIIITRPAVEAGESLGFLPGDLKEKVDPYMRPIYDAMNTLIGAEQTQRLMERGVVEIAPLAYMRGRTLDDAFIILDEAQNTTNQQMKMFLTRFGFGSKMIINGDVSQIDLPHGAKSGLISVQRILKDVNQVSFIHFGSADVVRHPVVGLIVGAYDAAEKKLAELKKEQIN
- the ybeY gene encoding rRNA maturation RNase YbeY → MDLAIIDQTRVGVNQYHQDLVRCVLDYAGKYLELPDNTEMSVTFMNNEAIHQYNKKYRGIDKPTDVISFAIEEDGDDFPVLPDELMEAELAKNIGDILVSVDIINSQAEYLGHSYERELGFLVVHGFLHLNGYDHMLGDAEEKEMFDLQREILDNYGLKR
- a CDS encoding diacylglycerol kinase family protein, whose protein sequence is MASKDKKLEGAPKDYNKKVQRNSTFFRAMRNSLHGIWLILVRERNMRIHILLGFLILLVGLHLGLNRADWLWVAVAVFTVISSEFLNTIIEAVVDLVVEKRYHPLAGLAKDVAAGGVLVAVGFEIIILLIVFQPYVWRHFGIVTNFSQFIHDFSK
- a CDS encoding GTPase Era, which translates into the protein MTESTFKSGFVAIIGRPNVGKSTLLNRIVGEKIAIMSDKAQTTRNKIQGIYTTDDAQVVFIDTPGVHKPQNSLGDFMVKSAFSALHEADAIWFVVDASMARGRGDDFIIDRLQEVKNTPIYLLINKVDLLAPNDLLDVIASYQNDAPEWAEVFPISATEGDNVPELLDNIVSHLDEGPQYFDADQLTDHPERFVIGELIREKVLQLTRQEVPHSVAVVIDKIARENEEKIHIQASIIVERPTQKNIIIGKQGAMIKDIGTRARKDIERLLGDKVFLETWVKVEPRWRDRPQALQTLGYREEDY
- the recO gene encoding DNA repair protein RecO, which produces MAIIRGIVLYTRQYKDNDLLVRILTETYGMRTFLARGAKKATSKLSAGTQPYTVVTFDGALPKRETGLGYMNDVQNTKVYSRLIEDIEANAYAALIASLIDASFEEGEKITRWYNQLDVALQKLAEGLDPQIIANIFEIQLLVPLGVAPNLKADPITGQVDGKFDYSEKYNGIISENHFNLDDQRLMLDQKTVFYLRQFSVIDMRQVHDIRISAITKRGLQRVIDYIYEKQVGLKPRAKSFIEQMHSWQNTLVNFRRNK
- a CDS encoding asparaginase, which produces MKKILVLHTGGTISMHEDVDGDVETGAENPLIQAKITFPNIELEVENIFNLPSEHIGPSHMLQIQKRISEAKNDFDGIVITHGTDTLEETAFFLDSTLKVSFPIVITGAMRSSNELGSDGLYNYQSALRVAADDTSKNRGVIVVMNDEIHAARFVTKTHTTNVATFASPLSGIMGLLTKRQIIYFYDLPQREVLPNVDINKNIPVLKAYAGMDSQLLKLLADANIDGIIIEALGAGNLSREAAHGVAYLLSKNIPVVIVSRSFNGVAAPVYDYLGGGVQLEKSGAIFASSINGPKARLKLLIGLSNNLSKEHLETYLHGI
- a CDS encoding aspartate kinase, whose amino-acid sequence is MKVTKFGGSSLANGQQLQRVYDIIRADDDRKVVVVSAPGKRFKDDRKVTDLLISYAQATLAEEDTTEIIETIKHRYHSIGEHFELPDYELADLDEQIEHLASKHYRSFDYLYAAFAAHGEYLNAQLIAKVFNHLGMPARFVDPKEIGLLVDDNARSATFDTTSYTTIGELDLSTSERLIVPGFFGYTKNGDMATFSRGGSDITGAIMARGLRADLYENFTDVSAIYAVNPSIVKQPAAIQQMTYDEMRELSYAGFAVFHDEAIIPAIQGGIRINIKNTNDPDAPGTFIVPPTEVQQTRPVTGIANSNRFAALYLHRYLLNKQVGFTLRILDILKRHNISYEHMPSGIDDLTIIFDKTMLTQEQVDNMLSDITAEIKPDTLKWIPSYGIIMVVGEGMRNRVGALTEIVAPLKERNISLQMVNQGASEISIMLGIQPDLSDSAVEAIYTNIFK